The Novipirellula galeiformis nucleotide sequence ACGTGGACACCAAGGAAGCGGTCGAAGCGGATTGGGTCTTCGCAGGCAGCGGATTCTACAAAGATGAAGAGGATGGCCGCGAATATTATCGCGCCGACGGTGGCGACATGATTTGTGTGTCGAACTTCAGCACCGCGATGATGGACCTTTCGCTGGCGAGCAGCGCCGATGCCGACTCCTTGATGTTCCAACCATTCCAGGGCCGGGTGCCCGAACGCGGCACCCCGGTACGATTGATCTTGGTACCGATCCCCGTGCCGACCGACGCGCCCACACCGAAACTAACCCCTCAGCAAGATCCGAACGTTGCTCCAAGCGAAGAGGTGTTGCAGAAGCGAGCGCAAGCGCCGAAGACCGACAGCGGCGAAGACGGAGAATGACGGGTAACGTGATCCGAGAGGCGGCACTGAAAACGACGCGGCAGCGAGCATTTTAAGATAGGTCGCAGGGCCGCGAGTAGATCGCAGGGCCGGTTCGGGCCGAACCGTTTGTGATTGGCCGGTGGGAACGGGCCCTACATCCCACATCCATTTCGAAGACACTCTTGGCAAAACGAAACAAGGCCAGAACCGCGGATGCGAATTCTGGCCTTGTTCGATGACGTTTTGATGTGGCGGAGCGATTGCTAAACCGCCCGAATGCCACACTTAGATCGCTGGCGTTGGCTCGTAAGGAACGTCTTCGATCAAATCCATTGGCAACGGTGCGACGTGAACGCCCGCGTCCTTGGAGATCGAATCGATCGCTTCTTGGCCCTTCTGAACCGTGTTTTCACGGGTTTGCCCTTTGTAACGCGACGACGAGGCGGTCGGGCAAACCGGACCACTGTAGCTAACCGACTTCAGATGGCTGACCACGCTGACGTGAGCCAATGCGCCTTCTTTTTCTGGCAACACGCGATCGGTCGTCTTGGCGGTTTCGACGGTGGCGTCACTGGCAACCGATCCCAAACGTACCGCAACAATCTTCTCGGCATCGATGCTGGTCAATTGCTCAAGCGTGCCCTTGCCCACGACCCAATCGAACGTGTCGATGATGTAGCCGATGTTCGCAGCAGGAATGCTGCTGACCAACGCGATAAAGCCTTCGACATCGCGAATGAATTCGAACTCTTTGCCTTCGGCCAATTCCTTGCCCGCGGAGAACGAAACGCCTAAACGGATTTCGCGAGGAGCCAAAACTTCCGCGATTTGGTTCAAACGAGCACGTTGAGTCTCGAAGTACTCTGGGTACGGCAAGCGGTCGGTAGCCACGGGCAAACGCAGGTACGCTCGCTTGACCAACAATTCCTTGGCGATTTCAGCCATCGGGTGAAGCGTCGCGACTTGGGCGGTAAACGTGTCGTCGTCCGCGTCCAAATTGACACCGAGATCGAAGCCACCAATTTTAATGTCGGCTGCACGCAGATACTTGGTCGCGTCTTCCAAGCTGGTCCGTTGCGAGCGACGGAGCATGTCGGCCATATCGACATCCATTCCACGGAACCCGTAGGTCAACGCCAACTCGATTAATTCACTTTGACGGCCGTTGATTCCAAGTAACCAAGGAGAAAAATTCTTGAACATTCAGTCTTCCTGCTTTTTTGATGACGATTAACGTGATTGGCTCAATATTGAGCTGATAAAAAACGGAGCCGATGGCGTTAGCCACGGGCCTCGACGAGGCACCAAGATTGTGTAGGAAGGTCCGAGGCGATCGCCTGCGGCTCACGAAAACACATTGATTTCTATCAGCCAAGCATGAGAGTATCGCAGAAACAGCCCTCTCCAGCCAAGGGGCTTATTGACAGCTTTCCGAATCGCTGAGAAGTTCAGCCACTATGGCCAATCCTTCCCACCCGCCGACCCCCTCTAACGACACCTCGCAGCAAGCGACTCCGCCCCGGCATGCTAGCCAAAATCCGCGTCAAGCCGAAGTCGTTTTTCTTGGCACCGGAACCAGCGTCGGCGTGCCTGCATTGGGCTGCCAATGCGCCGTCTGCACAAGCGATTCACCCCGCAATAACCGCACCCGATGTGCCATTGCCGTCCATTTACCCGCGGCCATCGCGGACCACGATCCGGCGGTCGATCCCAACGCTCCTCAGCACGGCTCGCGAACCATCTTGATCGATACCCCGCCCGACCTGCGGACCCAATTGTTGAGGGAAAAAATCTCCCTCATCCACGCCGTTTTGTTTACCCACGAACACGCCGATCACCTGTTTGGCTTGGACGACCTGCGACTTTTCCCGTTCCGGCTTGGGCACCCAGTCCCCCTATACTGCCAAACCCGCGTCGAACAGCGGATTCGGCATTCGTTTGATTACGCCTTCTCCCATCGCGAGCCCACCCACCCTGGCGCGGTTCCCCAGCTGGAGTTTTGCAACATCGACGAGGCTCCGTTCGAGGTGTTGGGGGTCCGCGTGACGCCGATCCCCATGACCCACGGGCCCCGATTCCATGTGCTGGGATTCCGCATCGGTGATTTTGCCTATTGTACCGATACCAATGGTATTCCCGATTCTTCGCTCGAGCGGCTGCGCGGGGTCCGAACGTTCGTGGTTGGAGCGCTTCGCCATACGCCTCATCCGACGCACTTCAGTTTGCAGGAGGCGATCGACATGGCGACCAAGGTCGGTGCCGCGCAAACCTACTTAACCCATATCTCGCACGATCTGGACCACGAAAAAACAACGAGTCAGTTGCCCGCAGGCGTGGCGATGAGCTACGACGGTTTACGCGTGAAGATTAATTTTGATTGAGTTGCAGTGGAGTTCGGTTGCAAATGCCCACCCGCGACCACACACGCGATGAAGGAGCGGTTAAGATGGGCCTCGCGAATTCCACTGCGGCAGCGTTTCCCCCCCTCCTTCACTCTTCATTCTTCATTCTTGAATTTCTTAGCCCATGCCTCATCCTTTGCCCAAGCCGGACGTGCCCACTGAGGCGCGCCAGTACAACTCACGACTCGGCATCGTGTTGTTCGTTATTTACTTGGTTCTCTATGCCGGGTTCGTGTTCATCAATGCATTTAACGCGTCCCAAATGGAAACGATTGTCGTCGCAGGACTGAACCTGGCGATCGTTTACGGATTTGGTTTGATCATCGCAGCGATCTTGATGGCACTGCTTTACGGAGTGATGTGTCGCAATGAACCGATCGTTGACGCTGCAACCGACCAAACCGCCAACAACGAATCAAGCGAAGGAGCGTCGAAATGATTTATGACCCTTCCTGGATCGCAGTCTTCGTTTTCCTCGCCTTCGTCGTCGTCACCGTCGGACTTAGTTTCTTTCTGGGGCGTAAAGCAACCTCCAGTGAAGGTTACTTTGCCGCACACGGACAAATCCCCTGGTTCATCAACGGGGTCGCGTTTGCGGGCGATTATTTGTCTGCCGCGTCGTTTCTAGGCATTTGCGGGATGATCGCCGCCTATGGCTACGACGGTTTTCTATATTCCATCGGTTACTTAGCCGGTTGGATCGTGGCCCTCTTTGTAATCGCCGAGCCGATGAAACGACTCGGTCGATTCACGTTTGCCGACGCCCTGGATGCCCAATTCAATTCACGCGGAATTAAACTTGCCGCCGGCATCAGCACGTTGGCCGTCAGCATTTTTTATCTGATCCCGCAAATGGTCGGGGCCGGTTCGTTAATCCAACCACTGCTAGGATTTCCGCATTGGGTCGGCGTCGTGATGGTCGGCGTCGTTGTAATCGTGATCGTCGTGACGGCGGGCATGGTTTCGACCACCTGGGTTCAATTCCTCAAAGGATCGCTGTTGGTCTTCTTCAGTGCGATTTTGGTGGTGATGCTGTTGAGGCAAGGCTTCGTGGAGTCCGATGGCGGACTGCAATCAATCGGGCCGATCGATTCGGCGACTGTTTCAGCGCCCCAGATTGAGGGCCGCGATACGATTCCGGCAACCGACGCATGGGCTGAGCACCCCGAGTTCGTACGACTTGCGAACTCCGAAGGCGGATTCACGATCTTTCGTGTCGAAGCCTCCGCCGAGAACCCCAATCAAGTGATGTTGCGTCAGGCTCAAGCGATTTCCACCTCCGTCAATGGAGAACAATTCGTCGATGGATTGCCGTTCGGTGCGAGCGAAGGACAACGTCAACTGTTACCGATTGGACATATCTCCAAACTTCCGTCGGACTACGAAGCCTCGACTCCCCTCGGTCCCATTTCGTTTTTCACGACCCTCTCTAAAAGTGAGATTGTGCTGTGGGGCAACGAGGTGATCCGTCATCCCGACGGAGCGACGACCAAGGTCTACTTTCAAAAGCCGACCGCGGGCACGCAAGTTCTGCGACCGGGAGAGCACCCGATGTTTTCCGGGATTCGCGGAGGCCAACCGACCGACCGCATTAACTTTTTGTCGTTGATGTTGGCGCTGTTCTGCGGAACCGCATCGCTACCCCACATTTTGATTCGTTACTACACGGTCAAAGATGGATCGGCGGCTCGTAAAAGCACGATTGTGGGAATCGCCAGCATCGGATTCTTCTATGTCTTGACGCTCTATCTCGGTCTCGGAGCGATGACCAGCAATGCACTCGATTTGACCGACACCAATATGGCTGCCCCACTCTTGGCACGCAGTATAAGCCAATGGTTGTTCGCCATCATCTCGGCAATCGCGTTCACCACCGTACTTGGGACGGTCAGCGGATTGATCTTGGCCAGTAGTGGTGCGGTGGCTCACGATTTGATCGGCGGCGTGTTGGGCATCGAATTGAGCGGACACACGCAAGTTCGCGTCGCGAAGCTGGCAGCCGTGTTCGTGGGCTTGATTGCGATCCTACTCGGTATCGCATTCAAAGAAATGAACGTCAGCTATCTGGTCGGTTGGGCGTTCAGCGTCGCTGCCAGTGCTAACTTGCCCGCACTCGTGATGCTGTTGTTCTGGAAACGCACGACCAAGGAAGGCATCATCTCCAGCGTGATCGTCGGCATGCTCAGCTCGCTGGGGTGGATTCTGCTATCGGCGGACACCTACGAGAAGGTCTTCGGATGGGACGGCGCGGATGCAATCGTGCCGTTCGCTCAACCCGGCATCGTCACGATCCCGTTAGCATTTGTTGCCTTGGTCGTGGTTTCTCTGCTGACAAAGCGAGAGACGCCGGAAGCTTCCCACGCGTAGCTTCGCCATCGCAATAAACGATTCGCAATGAACGATTCCCAACGCCACCCTCGCGGTGGCGTTTTTTTTTGCCTCCCCACAACGACTTGCCGCAGCCCCCTCTCTCTTTTTCACTCGACGACATCGCCCTCCGCCACACGCAAGCTCGACGATCGGCACAATCCGATCGCGATCACCCCATTCGCCCCCCTGATTTCTATCATTGGACTGGCGTTAACTCGTTTTGTGACGAAGACTTATCGCGGCTAACGTTGTTTTTGCTCCGACGGGAGACGCTGGAACGATGAAAGAGTCAGTCCCGATTGGAATCCGCTAAATGGATTTCCGTAACGGTGGCTAGCCCGGATATGGCATCCGAATGATCCAGAATCGTCTGAAGCGTTTACTCCGAAAAGCGTTACCACGTTTGCATGATGTGCGAAATCAAAATCATAACGCCGAAGCGTAAGCGAGGAGTTTTAGGAAGCGTCCCTCGCTTACACTGCGGGTGATGAAAAACCTGGGCTCGCGGCAAATTTCAACTGGTTTGATGCTCGCTTTCTGGGTCGCCTTGATACCTGGGCCGCCTCGATACCTGGGCCGCCTCGATACTTGACGTTGCAACTCCAAAGAGCGAGAGAATCATCGCTTCCCGACCTCCCTAACGAACCTAACGAGCTAATGCGAAATGAGTTTCCCGCCGTCGAGAGCGCTCCACCGAACAAGACCGGTATTGGCAGGAAACTCGCATTTCCGCCCGATCACTCCCGATCTCCGCTGCGTCGGTGCTGGAGAACACTGAGATCCGCCGGACGCAGGCGGCTGGCGATCCCAGAGCCCCATTCGTAGCCACCCCCATCCCGCGTCGGTCATGATCTCCGATCACCTCGTGAAGTTTGAGTCCCGCTCGACCTCCCTTCACCGTCGAGCCGATTATCCGCATGCTCCTCCGCAGCGATCAGAGAATGGACGTAGACGAAACGGGTTCGGAATAAGACGCACAAAGATCGGCCAACTCCATTCACACAAGACAACCTCACCGAGATCCCAACAAAATGACCAACAACGTATTGCCGACTAAATCGTGCGAAGAAACCAATCGCTTCATGAAAGGGCTTGCACGCCGCAATCCAGGGGAAATCGAATTCCAACAAGCGGTTAATGAATTCGTCGAAACGTTGATGCCGTACGTCTTGGAAAATCGCAAGTACCGCGACGCTCAAATCCTTGAACGGATGACCGAGCCCGACCGAATCATTACCTTTCGCGTGACCTGGGAAGACGACCGAGGCAACATTCGCGCCAACCGAGCATGGCGAGTTCAATTCAACAATTCGATTGGTCCCTACAAGGGTGGATTGCGATTCCACTCCAACGTAACGCTTAGCGTGCTGAAGTTTCTCGGTTTTGAGCAAGTCTTTAAAAACAGCCTGACGGGCCTCCCGATGGGTGGCGCAAAAGGAGGGGCGAACTTCAACCCGAAAGGAAAAAGCGATCGCGAGGTGATGCGATTTTGCCAAGCGATGATGCTCGAGTTGCATCGCCATATCGGCGAAGATACCGACGTCCCAGCCGGTGATATCGGGGTGGGCGGACGAGAGATCAGCTATCTGTTTGGCCAATATATCCGACTAGAGAATCGCTTTGCCGGAATTCTGACTGGCAAGGGACTGACGTTTGGCGGCAGCCTCGTCCGAACCGAAGCGACCGGTTACGGATGCGTCTACTTCTGTGAAAACATGTTCAACCATATCGGCGATAGTTTGACAGGAAAAATCTGTACCGTCTCCGGTTCGGGTAACGTCGCGATCTACACCGTCGAAAAGGCCAACGAATTGGGCGCCAAGGTGATCACGATGTCGGATTCGTCGGGCTTTGTGCACGACCCAGCGGGGATCGACGCTGAAAAGCTTGCGTTCATCAAGGATCTGAAAGAGGTGCGCCGTGGCCGCATCTCGGAGTACGCCGAGCACTTCAAAGGCGTCACCTTTCATGCCAATGAGCGCCCTTGGTCGGTGCCTTGTGACGTCGCCTTTCCCTGTGCCACCCAAAACGAGATCAACTTGGATGACGCCAAGGTGTTGATCGCAAACGGCGTCAAGGCGGTCAGCGAGGGTGCCAACATGCCGACCGAACTCGACGGGACTCACGCCTTCTTGAAGGCCAAGATCCTGTACGGTCCGTCCAAGGCAGCCAATGCCGGCGGCGTCGCGGTTTCGGGATTAGAGCTGAGCCAAAACGCGTTACGTCTGTCCTGGAACCACGAAGAGGTCGACACCAAGTTGAAGACCATCATGCGTGATATCCACGCCAAGTGTGTGATGCATGGCCAAAACGATGACATCGTCAACTACGTCCAAGGCTCGAACATCGCCGGATTCATCAAGGTCGCCGACGCCATGCTGGCTTACGGCGTCTCCTAACACGACACCCGGTGCACGGATACGTCGCTCCGCTCGCTAAATTCTGGGGATCGTTGAACGTCATCTCCATCGCGACGCATCCGTTTTAAAGTTGCGTGTTTTTCATGACCCAACGTATAAGCGAGGGAATCCCCCCGCTTGACTCAGTCCCTCACGGGCGCGACGGGATGTGAGTTCCTGAGCAACCAAGATTGCGCAGCTCCAAAACGCACAAGCGGAACTCCCAATGAAAACGTCTCGCTGAAATCTGTTTATACTGTCGGGGAAACCAATCTCTTGCTGCGTTTCCCCCTCGCCTGATCCAAACTCGAGCGAGCTCGCCAAACGCGCCGTGAGATCAGGTCGAGTGCAGCAGTAACCAGAACCCAACCTTGGAATGAATTCATGCATAGACTTCTTTTTTTTGCGGCGGCGATTGCGGTATTGTTCAGTGGGAGCGAGTTTGTTGGCACGGCCAACTCCGGCGAACCCACTTGGAAGGTCGGCGCCGCGAAAATCACGATTACTCCTGACGAGCCTCTTTGGATGGCCGGCTATGGCGGTCGCAACAAGCCATCCGAAGGAAAATTGACGGACCTGTGGGCCAAGGCGCTGGTCCTAGAGGATGCCAACGGACAACGCGGCGTCGTGCTGACGTTGGACCTCGTCGGCATCGATCGCACGCTGAGCGAAACCGTTTGCAACTCATTACAAAAAGCGTACGGCCTGTCACGCGAACAAATTACAATCTGCTGTTCTCACACGCACACCGGCCCCGTCGTCGGACTCAACTTGGCCCCCTTGCACTACCTGG carries:
- a CDS encoding TIM barrel protein, whose protein sequence is MFKNFSPWLLGINGRQSELIELALTYGFRGMDVDMADMLRRSQRTSLEDATKYLRAADIKIGGFDLGVNLDADDDTFTAQVATLHPMAEIAKELLVKRAYLRLPVATDRLPYPEYFETQRARLNQIAEVLAPREIRLGVSFSAGKELAEGKEFEFIRDVEGFIALVSSIPAANIGYIIDTFDWVVGKGTLEQLTSIDAEKIVAVRLGSVASDATVETAKTTDRVLPEKEGALAHVSVVSHLKSVSYSGPVCPTASSSRYKGQTRENTVQKGQEAIDSISKDAGVHVAPLPMDLIEDVPYEPTPAI
- a CDS encoding MBL fold metallo-hydrolase, with amino-acid sequence MANPSHPPTPSNDTSQQATPPRHASQNPRQAEVVFLGTGTSVGVPALGCQCAVCTSDSPRNNRTRCAIAVHLPAAIADHDPAVDPNAPQHGSRTILIDTPPDLRTQLLREKISLIHAVLFTHEHADHLFGLDDLRLFPFRLGHPVPLYCQTRVEQRIRHSFDYAFSHREPTHPGAVPQLEFCNIDEAPFEVLGVRVTPIPMTHGPRFHVLGFRIGDFAYCTDTNGIPDSSLERLRGVRTFVVGALRHTPHPTHFSLQEAIDMATKVGAAQTYLTHISHDLDHEKTTSQLPAGVAMSYDGLRVKINFD
- a CDS encoding DUF485 domain-containing protein, which encodes MPHPLPKPDVPTEARQYNSRLGIVLFVIYLVLYAGFVFINAFNASQMETIVVAGLNLAIVYGFGLIIAAILMALLYGVMCRNEPIVDAATDQTANNESSEGASK
- a CDS encoding sodium/solute symporter, translating into MIYDPSWIAVFVFLAFVVVTVGLSFFLGRKATSSEGYFAAHGQIPWFINGVAFAGDYLSAASFLGICGMIAAYGYDGFLYSIGYLAGWIVALFVIAEPMKRLGRFTFADALDAQFNSRGIKLAAGISTLAVSIFYLIPQMVGAGSLIQPLLGFPHWVGVVMVGVVVIVIVVTAGMVSTTWVQFLKGSLLVFFSAILVVMLLRQGFVESDGGLQSIGPIDSATVSAPQIEGRDTIPATDAWAEHPEFVRLANSEGGFTIFRVEASAENPNQVMLRQAQAISTSVNGEQFVDGLPFGASEGQRQLLPIGHISKLPSDYEASTPLGPISFFTTLSKSEIVLWGNEVIRHPDGATTKVYFQKPTAGTQVLRPGEHPMFSGIRGGQPTDRINFLSLMLALFCGTASLPHILIRYYTVKDGSAARKSTIVGIASIGFFYVLTLYLGLGAMTSNALDLTDTNMAAPLLARSISQWLFAIISAIAFTTVLGTVSGLILASSGAVAHDLIGGVLGIELSGHTQVRVAKLAAVFVGLIAILLGIAFKEMNVSYLVGWAFSVAASANLPALVMLLFWKRTTKEGIISSVIVGMLSSLGWILLSADTYEKVFGWDGADAIVPFAQPGIVTIPLAFVALVVVSLLTKRETPEASHA
- the gdhA gene encoding NADP-specific glutamate dehydrogenase is translated as MTNNVLPTKSCEETNRFMKGLARRNPGEIEFQQAVNEFVETLMPYVLENRKYRDAQILERMTEPDRIITFRVTWEDDRGNIRANRAWRVQFNNSIGPYKGGLRFHSNVTLSVLKFLGFEQVFKNSLTGLPMGGAKGGANFNPKGKSDREVMRFCQAMMLELHRHIGEDTDVPAGDIGVGGREISYLFGQYIRLENRFAGILTGKGLTFGGSLVRTEATGYGCVYFCENMFNHIGDSLTGKICTVSGSGNVAIYTVEKANELGAKVITMSDSSGFVHDPAGIDAEKLAFIKDLKEVRRGRISEYAEHFKGVTFHANERPWSVPCDVAFPCATQNEINLDDAKVLIANGVKAVSEGANMPTELDGTHAFLKAKILYGPSKAANAGGVAVSGLELSQNALRLSWNHEEVDTKLKTIMRDIHAKCVMHGQNDDIVNYVQGSNIAGFIKVADAMLAYGVS